One genomic window of Nocardioides daphniae includes the following:
- a CDS encoding PASTA domain-containing protein, which translates to MVVSKGREPVELTDWTGKKAAAATKALRGAGLEVETEEVFDNDVAEGVVISQSPTTGTLYKGDAVKLVVSKGPELVQMPRVIAQGQQAAKERLEALGFTVKIERSGQYIGLGFVLSSDPGAGEMVPKGSTVTLFLI; encoded by the coding sequence GTGGTGGTCAGCAAGGGCCGCGAGCCGGTGGAGCTGACCGACTGGACCGGCAAGAAGGCGGCCGCCGCCACCAAGGCGCTGCGCGGGGCCGGGCTCGAGGTGGAGACCGAGGAGGTCTTCGACAACGACGTGGCCGAGGGCGTGGTGATCAGCCAGAGCCCCACCACCGGAACTCTCTACAAGGGCGACGCCGTGAAGCTGGTCGTCTCCAAGGGCCCCGAGCTGGTGCAGATGCCCCGCGTCATCGCCCAGGGGCAGCAGGCCGCCAAGGAGCGGCTCGAGGCGCTCGGCTTCACCGTCAAGATCGAGCGGTCCGGCCAGTACATCGGCCTGGGCTTCGTGCTGAGCAGCGACCCGGGCGCCGGCGAGATGGTGCCCAAGGGCTCCACGGTCACGCTCTTCCTGATCTGA